Below is a genomic region from Lonsdalea populi.
CATCGGCAATCGCTTGTCGTCTCACTGTCAGTTTATTGCGCGCAATTGCGGCATAAAACAGCCAGCTTGATCGGTTCAGCTTGTCACTTTCCCCAAATGCCAGTGTGTCGGGGGACCGATGACCGAAAGTCGCGGCCAGCGGGCGGCATTAAAACCGACGAACCATATAGTATCCCCTGGTGACTATTCGAGCCACCTATCGCCGGTAAGGGCTGCGGGTAGTGTACTCATAATCAGCCAATGATTTTTGATCTGACCTAAGGTCGCGGACATTAGTCCAGCCATCAGCTATCGAGATGGTAGAGCACGTTCGGCGCATCATCGAAGAAAAACCGATGGACGGTCAGCGACAGGTAGGTTTCTCCCGGCCTGAGCCAGCAGTCAGGCTGCGGCCATTCGGAGTGATGAGGGCTATCCGGTAAAAACTCGCTTTCGAGCGCGATGCCGGCGCAGTGGGGGTAGCGGCCGCCGTTGCGGTCTGGCGTACCTTCAAGCGCATTGCCGGTGTAAACCTGCAATGCGGGTGCGCTGGTGCTGACGTCCAATCTGATCCGCTTATCGCTGGACCACAACACGGCGGCGGGATGGGGCGCGGGCGTGTCCTGCCGCAGTAAAAAGGCATGGTCATAGCCGCCGACCGCGCGTTGATCGTCGTCCGTCAAAAAATCCTGCTGCAGCGTTTTCAGCAGACGGAAATCCATGCTGCTGTCGGCTACGGGCTTGAGCTCGCCAAAAGGGATGCCTTGTGCGTCGGTCGGCAGGAAATGGTCGGCGAACAGCTGGAGGTGGTGCCGACGCACATCCTCAAACGTCCCATCGAGGTTAAAATAGGCGTGGTTGGTCAGGCAGACCGGGCAGGGACTATCGACCTCTGCACGATAGGCGATCGTCAACTGATTGTCGTCGGTGAGATGATAATGCGCTTCTACGATGAGATGACCGGGAAAGCCCTGATCGCCCGCCGGAGAGTGCAGCTGATAAGTTATGGCATTCTCGCTGTGCTGGACAATCTGCCAACGACGCGCATTAAACCCGACAGGGCCGCCATGCAGCTGATTTTTTCCGCTGTTGGCCACCAGAGGTGTGACATGTCCGCCTTGCTCAATGACCGCATTGGCAATTCTGTTGGCGTAACGACCGACGGATGCACCCATGTAGGCGCTCTGATGGGGATAATGTTCGGGCGTGCAGCCGAGCAGAACTTCGCGCGTCTCATTCGATGACAGCGGCAGAAGGCAGGAGGTCCACGTCGCGCCCCAGTCCATTACGGTGACGCACATACCGGACGCGTTTCGCAGGAAATTCAGTTGAAAAGGCTGACCGTCAGGGGCCTGCGTACAGGACGTTTCACTATGCATTGCGCTCTCCACTTTGCGACTGACAACACGTCCCGCTCTGTGATGCGGCGCGGAGAGACGCCACTGCCGTCGAAATTAGTCAGGAAACCCCGTCGGATGAGAGGACTGCCAGCGCCAGACATCGGCGGCCATTTCATCCAGAGTCCGTGCCACGCGCCAGTTGAGATCGCGGGCCGCTTTTTCCGCATCCGCCCAGTAGGCGGGTAAATCGCCTTCACGTCGCGGCGCGAAGTGATAAGGGATGGGTTTGCCGCAGGCTTTGCTGAATGAGGCAACGACCTGCAGCACACTGTAACCTACGCCCGCCCCCAAATTATAGATGTGAACGCCGGGCTGGCGATGCAGCGTGTTCATGGCGGCGATATGGCCGTCAGCCAAATCGACGACGTGAATATAGTCCCTTACGCCGGTGCCATCGGCGGTGGGATAATCATTGCCGAATATTGCGAGAGAATCGCGGCGGCCGACGGCGACCTGCGCAATGTAAGGCATCAGATTATTGGGAACCCCCTGAGGATCTTCGCCCATTTCGCCCGACGGATGCGCGCCGACCGGATTGAAATAGCGCAGCAGAACGATACTCCACTCCGGTTCGGCGCGTTGCAGATCTTGTAGGATCTGCTCCACCATCAGTTTGCTGCGTCCGTAAGGACTGGCAGGCATTCCCGTGAGAAAACTTTCCTGGTAGGGGATCTGCGGCTGATCGCCATAGACGGTGGCCGAAGAGCTGAAGATGAGCGTTTTGACGTTGGCTTTTCTCATCGCCTCGACCAGCGTCAGCGTTCCATAGACGTTGTTATCATAGTAGTCGATCGGCTTTTGTACCGACTCGCCCACCGCTTTGAGTCCGGCGAAGTGGATCACGGCATCAACTGCGTGCTCGGAGAAAATTTCATCGAGCAACTGCCGGTCGCGGATATCGCCCTGATAGAAGATAGGAGTTTGGCCGCTGAGTCGCGCGATGGTGGGGATAACGCTCGCTTTGCTGTTGCACAGATTATCGACAATGATGGGCTGATGGCCTGAGGCGATCAACTGCACGCAAGTATGGCTTCCTATGTAACCGCTCCCACCCGTAACCAGTACCTTCATAATGACCTCTAGTCAAAAAATAGGGGAAAAGGGAGCACGCAAAGCCCGACGTCAAATCGATTGAAAAGGAAACAATGAGCTTTATTGAGCCTGATGCTCTCATCATGAAGACAGTGTACAAACTTCCGCGAAACAATTAAGTCTTTTACCTACAGAATAAGCCGAAAAGTAAAATTGTGAAATCGCTATCACGACGATGACCTGACGATGAGAACGTCAGGCGCACAGGCCGACGTCATCGCCAGCTTATGGTGAGATGATCAGCACGTTTCTTGCAGATAGCGGTAGCTTGGGCCTTCCGGCACAAATCGCAGGCGATGCGTAATGCAGTGCGGCGCATCTTCCGCATGATGCGAGACGAAGAGCAGCTGCGTGTCGCCTTCTCCAATCAGTCGGTCCAGCCAGCTGCGGATCAACTGACGATTAATCGGGTCCAGGCCCTGTAACGGCTCGTCGAGGATAAGCAGGGCGGGGTGTTTCACCAGCGCGCGGACGATCAGTACCAACCGCTGCTGTCCCCAAGACAGCGATTGGAAGGGCGCATCCGCCGTTGCATCCGGCAGTCCCAGTAGCGACAGCCACTGGGCCGTTAATTGGTTTTGCCGATCGGAAGGGATTCGATACACGCCGATAGAGTCAAAAAAACCGGAAAGAATGACGTGGCGAACGCTGATGCTGACGCGGTAGTCCATGTGCAGGCTGCTGCTGACGTAGCCGATATGCCGTTTAATGTCCCAGATGGTTTCACCGCTGCCCCGGCGGCGGCCGAACAGCGTCAAATCGTTGCTGTAGCCCTGCGGATGATCGCCGGTGATGAGGCTCAACAGCGTCGATTTCCCCGCCCCGTTAGGCCCGATAATCTGCCAGTGCTGGCCCGGCATCACGGTCCAACTGAGGTCGTCCAGTATCCGGCGGTCGTCGTAGCTCACAACGCCGTGATTAAGCCTGATCAAGGGCTGTGTCGATGTGGCTGAGGTCCCTTGCGGTCGCGGCGACTCCGGCTCCGGCAAACGCACATCGTGGTGTTTCTCGCTGTGGGCCAGCAGTGCTACCAGCTCATCCGCCATCATCTGTTTGCGTTTGCCGTGTCGGGTGAGCGAACAGTCCGCCAGCACGCCGACATATTCGACAAAAGCGGGAATATCTTCGAAGCGGTTGATGATCAGCACCAGCGTGTAGCCCTGTGTCGTTAATTGCCCTAACAGATTGCTCAACTGTCGACGGGAGGCTAGGTCCAGCCCATCGAACGGCTCGTCCAGAATCAGCAGGTCAGGCTGCGGCATCAGTGCCTGACACAGCATGGACTTACGTGCTTCCCCCGTGGACAGATGCTTGAAACGCCGTTGCAGCAGGTGGGCGATGCCGAACTGTTCGGCCAGCGCTGAACAGCGCGCGTCGTCCCTGACGGCGTCCTGAATCACTGCTGCGGTAGTTCGGCCGGCATCGTGTTCGCCTTCGCTCAGCATATCGGTATTGTTGCGCTGCCACTCCTGGCTTACCAACTGTTGCAACTGTTCGAACGACAGCCGTGCAATGCGCTGAAAGCTGCACTGCCGTTGGCCTTCCAGCAACGGCAACTCGCCGGATATGGCCTTTGCCAGCACCGATTTGCCGCTGCCGTTGGCGCCGACGAACGCCCAGCTCTCTTTCTGGCGAACGGTCAACTCATCCAGCCAAAACGTGCGGGTGTCGCTGAGCCGATAGCGTGCCTGATGCAGTTGCAAAAATGACATAGTGGTTTCCTTCGTAAGTATTCCTGCGCCCTAATAGAGGTTGGAGTGCGGGCCATCGGCGCGTGTGCGGCTCAGCACAGCGTGGCGATAATCACCTGTTCGGCGCTGAAGCTGGCGTTGACGAACTGGTCGGGCCGAAGCGCATATCGCTCCACGGTGGCGTTGGGGAGCGTCGCGCACAACACTTCTCCACCGGCCAATGTCACCAGTATTTCGCTATGATCGTGACCTGCTTGCAGATGAGTGATTTTGCCCGGCAGCACGTTATCCGCACCTGTCGCGGTCTGGTTCTGCGGCGTGACGCTGACCCAAGGCGCTTTGACCAGCGCCAGCACCTCTTTCCCCTGCGTCAGTTGCAAACGCTCCGCGCTCTGGGCGGTGACGGCGGCCTGAATTTGGGTTTCGCCGTCGGCCAGTAAAATCTTCAGGTGTTGCTGCACCGGCTGTTCCGCCCGGCCGATCAGCGTGCCGAACAGCTGATTGCGCGCGCTGGTTTGCAGCGAAAAACGCGCGATGGCGGCCAGCAGGCTGTCGAGCGGCAGCGTGTCCTGCTGTAGGACATCAAAGGCTTTCTGCTGAATCTGCGCCAACAGGTCATACAGCTGGATCAATCGTTCCCCGTAGCTTGTGACCGCCGCGCCGCCGCCGCCTTTACCGCCGGTTACCCGGTCGACGAGGGGCTGGTCGGCCAGTTGATTCATTTCGTTGATGGCGTCCCAGGCGCTTTTATAACTGATGCCGGCCAGCTTAGCTCCCTGACTGATGGAACCCGTCTGCGTGATCTGTTTAAGCAGCGCAATGCGGCGGGGATCGGCAAACAGACGGTGTTGCAGTTTCAGGGTAAGAAGAATTTCTGCTTGCATGGCAATAGGTTCCATTGAGAGACGCGCGTCGGCGAAAGGTATTGTCACCATTTTTCCTGCGGTGGGCAAATCGCACGAAAGGCCGCATTAATTCATACTTTTCGGGTAGACTGTTGACCAGCGCAGGCTAGCGTTTGACGATAGCCTGATGAATCTGAATCGCTGTCTTGCCACGACAGCTTTTGCTTCAAGTGAGGTCGACATGTTGGAGTTGCTGAAAAGTCTGCTGTTTGCGGTATGTATGGTGCCGGTGATGATGGCCTTGATTCTGGGGTGCATCTATGGTCTGGGCGAGGTGTTCAACGTCGTCTCCGCCCTTGGTCATCATGAGTCAAAATCTTCACACAAAGCGTCCTGAACCCCTTTTTTGAAAATCCGGCGTTCGCCGGATTTTACACTGCCACGATTCGGTCAATTCAGCTTCCACAAAGCGGATGCCATTTTGTCATGACCGTTATATTATTCCCTACACAACGATAAAATAACCGGAAACATCGTCATGCCGTATTCATGGAAAACGTGGCTGGCCGTATTCACATTAAGCCTGGGAATGATCGCTGCGGCCTGCGCCGCGACCGAGAAGGTGACGGTGTTCGCCGCCGCGTCGCTGACCAATGCGCTGCAGGAAATCGCCGAGCGTTATCAGCAAGAGAAACCGGTGTCGATCGTGGCGTCTTATGCCTCTTCGTCGACGCTGGCGCGTCAAATCGAGCAGGGCGCTCCCGCTGATATATTTATCTCCGCCGACCAGCAGTGGATGGATTATGCCCAGAACAAACAGCTGATCGAGAACGGTAGCCGCTATACGCTGTTGGGGAACGCGCTGGTAGTGATCGCACCGAAAAGTGCCGATGTCAAAACGATCGATATCAATGCCGCCACCGTCTGGAAAAGCCTGCTGAAAGGCGGTCGTCTGGCCGTCGGCGATCCGGACCATGTTCCTGCGGGTATCTACGCCAAAGAGGCGCTGCAAAATCTGAAAGCCTGGGACACCGTATCGCCGCTGATGGCCCGCGCCAGCGATGTGCGCGGCGCGTTAGCGCTGGTCGAGCGTGAAGAAGCGCCGCTGGGTATTGTCTATGGTTCCGATGCGGTGGCCAGCGCGAAAGTGAAGGTGGTGGGGACTTTCCCGGCCGGCAGTCATAAACCGGTAGAATACCCGGTCGCTATCGTTAAAAGTCACGACACGGCGGCGGCCAAATCCTTTTCTGATTATTTGAAAACGTCGCAGGCTGCTGACGTCTTCAAACGCCACGGCTTTACTCCGCGCTAATGTGGCTCAGCGACTATGAATGGCAGGCGATCCTGCTGAGTCTTAAGGTTTCTCTGTTAGCCGTGAGCTGTAGCCTGCCGCTGGGGATCCTGATGGCCTGGATCCTGGTGCGCTGTCGATTTCCCGGCAAGTCGCTGCTGGATAGCCTTATTCATTTGCCCTTGGTTCTGCCGCCGGTGGTTATCGGCTATCTGCTGCTGGTGGGTATGGGACGTAAAGGCGTGATCGGCGCCTGGCTCTACGAATGGTTCGGCGTCAGTTTCAGCTTCAGCTGGCGTGGTGCCGCGCTGGCCTCCGCCCTGGTGGCGTTTCCGCTGTTGGTAAGGGCGATTCGCCTGTCGCTGGAAACGGTGGATCCGCGTCTTGAACTGGCCGCACGCACGCTAGGCGCGCATCCGTGGCGCGTCTTTTTCACCGTCACGCTGCCCTTGACGTTGCCCGGTATTATCGTCGGTACGGTGCTGGCGTTTGCGCGCTCTTTGGGGGAGTTCGGCGCGACGATTACGTTCGTGTCCAACATTCCCGGTGAAACCCGCACTATCCCGCTCGCGATGTATACGCTGATCCAGACGCCTGGCGCGGAAATGCAGGCGGCCCGGCTGTGCCTCATCGCCATCGTGCTGTCGCTGCTGGCGCTGTTGCTGTCGGAATGGCTGACCGGCTGGAACCGGCGGCGGCTGGGGGGATAATGCTGCAACTGGATTTCTCTCAGCAGTTGGGCGATCTGTCGCTCAGCGTCACATCGGCTCTGCCTGCCAGCGGTATTTCCGCGATATTCGGCGTTTCCGGCGCGGGAAAAACGTCGCTGATCAATGCGATTGCCGGGCTGACCCGGCCCGATCGCGGACGTATTCAGCTCAACGATCGGGTGCTGACGGATATCGAACGCCGCATCTCTCTGCCGCCCGAGCAGCGCC
It encodes:
- the galM gene encoding galactose-1-epimerase → MHSETSCTQAPDGQPFQLNFLRNASGMCVTVMDWGATWTSCLLPLSSNETREVLLGCTPEHYPHQSAYMGASVGRYANRIANAVIEQGGHVTPLVANSGKNQLHGGPVGFNARRWQIVQHSENAITYQLHSPAGDQGFPGHLIVEAHYHLTDDNQLTIAYRAEVDSPCPVCLTNHAYFNLDGTFEDVRRHHLQLFADHFLPTDAQGIPFGELKPVADSSMDFRLLKTLQQDFLTDDDQRAVGGYDHAFLLRQDTPAPHPAAVLWSSDKRIRLDVSTSAPALQVYTGNALEGTPDRNGGRYPHCAGIALESEFLPDSPHHSEWPQPDCWLRPGETYLSLTVHRFFFDDAPNVLYHLDS
- the galE gene encoding UDP-glucose 4-epimerase GalE → MKVLVTGGSGYIGSHTCVQLIASGHQPIIVDNLCNSKASVIPTIARLSGQTPIFYQGDIRDRQLLDEIFSEHAVDAVIHFAGLKAVGESVQKPIDYYDNNVYGTLTLVEAMRKANVKTLIFSSSATVYGDQPQIPYQESFLTGMPASPYGRSKLMVEQILQDLQRAEPEWSIVLLRYFNPVGAHPSGEMGEDPQGVPNNLMPYIAQVAVGRRDSLAIFGNDYPTADGTGVRDYIHVVDLADGHIAAMNTLHRQPGVHIYNLGAGVGYSVLQVVASFSKACGKPIPYHFAPRREGDLPAYWADAEKAARDLNWRVARTLDEMAADVWRWQSSHPTGFPD
- the modF gene encoding molybdate ABC transporter ATP-binding protein ModF produces the protein MSFLQLHQARYRLSDTRTFWLDELTVRQKESWAFVGANGSGKSVLAKAISGELPLLEGQRQCSFQRIARLSFEQLQQLVSQEWQRNNTDMLSEGEHDAGRTTAAVIQDAVRDDARCSALAEQFGIAHLLQRRFKHLSTGEARKSMLCQALMPQPDLLILDEPFDGLDLASRRQLSNLLGQLTTQGYTLVLIINRFEDIPAFVEYVGVLADCSLTRHGKRKQMMADELVALLAHSEKHHDVRLPEPESPRPQGTSATSTQPLIRLNHGVVSYDDRRILDDLSWTVMPGQHWQIIGPNGAGKSTLLSLITGDHPQGYSNDLTLFGRRRGSGETIWDIKRHIGYVSSSLHMDYRVSISVRHVILSGFFDSIGVYRIPSDRQNQLTAQWLSLLGLPDATADAPFQSLSWGQQRLVLIVRALVKHPALLILDEPLQGLDPINRQLIRSWLDRLIGEGDTQLLFVSHHAEDAPHCITHRLRFVPEGPSYRYLQETC
- the modE gene encoding molybdenum-dependent transcriptional regulator, which translates into the protein MQAEILLTLKLQHRLFADPRRIALLKQITQTGSISQGAKLAGISYKSAWDAINEMNQLADQPLVDRVTGGKGGGGAAVTSYGERLIQLYDLLAQIQQKAFDVLQQDTLPLDSLLAAIARFSLQTSARNQLFGTLIGRAEQPVQQHLKILLADGETQIQAAVTAQSAERLQLTQGKEVLALVKAPWVSVTPQNQTATGADNVLPGKITHLQAGHDHSEILVTLAGGEVLCATLPNATVERYALRPDQFVNASFSAEQVIIATLC
- a CDS encoding AcrZ family multidrug efflux pump-associated protein, encoding MLELLKSLLFAVCMVPVMMALILGCIYGLGEVFNVVSALGHHESKSSHKAS
- the modA gene encoding molybdate ABC transporter substrate-binding protein, coding for MPYSWKTWLAVFTLSLGMIAAACAATEKVTVFAAASLTNALQEIAERYQQEKPVSIVASYASSSTLARQIEQGAPADIFISADQQWMDYAQNKQLIENGSRYTLLGNALVVIAPKSADVKTIDINAATVWKSLLKGGRLAVGDPDHVPAGIYAKEALQNLKAWDTVSPLMARASDVRGALALVEREEAPLGIVYGSDAVASAKVKVVGTFPAGSHKPVEYPVAIVKSHDTAAAKSFSDYLKTSQAADVFKRHGFTPR
- the modB gene encoding molybdate ABC transporter permease subunit, with the translated sequence MWLSDYEWQAILLSLKVSLLAVSCSLPLGILMAWILVRCRFPGKSLLDSLIHLPLVLPPVVIGYLLLVGMGRKGVIGAWLYEWFGVSFSFSWRGAALASALVAFPLLVRAIRLSLETVDPRLELAARTLGAHPWRVFFTVTLPLTLPGIIVGTVLAFARSLGEFGATITFVSNIPGETRTIPLAMYTLIQTPGAEMQAARLCLIAIVLSLLALLLSEWLTGWNRRRLGG